The Nitrospira sp. genome has a window encoding:
- the bioD gene encoding dethiobiotin synthase translates to MGRHRTLIGDEAFRFFVTGTDTGVGKTEAACALRALLADADLHPAAMKPYESGCIDKRRPADALALKAAARCDDPLAHVCPYRYRAPLAPGVAAARRKEMPSFARVLALARSFGARPLVIESAGGLFVPIDARRDIIDLIKVLKIPVLLVARAGLGTLNHTGLSLDALARRRIPIRAVLLTKVQTVSDPSERDNAEWLRRRHGVPVLGPVPYVRSPARRRAAYRLVLRPLLNAFDKEGPRRARFSVAREDQ, encoded by the coding sequence ATGGGGAGACACAGAACGTTGATCGGCGATGAGGCGTTCCGCTTCTTCGTGACCGGGACCGACACCGGCGTGGGTAAGACCGAAGCGGCTTGCGCCCTGCGCGCGCTGCTGGCGGACGCGGACCTCCACCCTGCGGCGATGAAGCCCTACGAGAGCGGCTGCATCGACAAGCGCCGGCCCGCCGATGCGCTGGCCTTGAAAGCTGCGGCCCGGTGCGACGACCCTCTGGCTCATGTATGTCCGTATCGGTATCGGGCTCCGCTGGCGCCGGGGGTGGCGGCGGCGCGGCGGAAGGAAATGCCGTCGTTCGCCCGCGTTCTTGCACTTGCCCGCTCCTTTGGCGCGCGTCCGCTGGTCATCGAGAGCGCGGGCGGGCTCTTCGTACCCATCGACGCACGGCGTGACATCATCGACCTGATCAAGGTCTTGAAAATCCCGGTCCTCCTGGTCGCGCGCGCCGGGCTTGGGACGTTGAATCATACCGGCCTGTCGCTGGACGCGCTCGCCAGGCGCCGTATCCCAATCCGCGCGGTCCTCTTGACGAAAGTCCAGACAGTGAGCGATCCGTCCGAGCGGGACAATGCGGAGTGGCTCAGGCGGCGGCATGGCGTGCCGGTGCTCGGTCCGGTCCCGTATGTGCGGAGTCCAGCCCGCCGACGGGCCGCCTATCGGCTGGTTCTTCGTCCGCTGCTGAACGCCTTTGACAAGGAGGGGCCGCGCAGAGCCAGGTTCTCTGTTGCGCGCGAAGACCAATGA
- the modA gene encoding molybdate ABC transporter substrate-binding protein, protein MVAYRMEWQRRSAWCLASLLVALSLAEQPAYSEVLTIGAAHSLKPVLREVLPIFESRNQPAKVHVIYGPSRTQREQIAQGAPLDVFLPASFDQVSHLQSQGLTIDGPPRIYARTSVVLIASAETAAVPVSFQTLGSDAAGRIAVANPATDALGAITAQLMSNVDPAKRLQSRIIYGHHSEIIGLVSSGEADVGIVYRVDALHNRTVRILDDAPDGLHAPVEFGAAVVWTCKPSALPLARKFLDFMLDPAVQRVLRKHGFQPTSSQMD, encoded by the coding sequence ATGGTCGCATATAGAATGGAATGGCAACGGAGGAGCGCCTGGTGCCTCGCGTCGCTCCTGGTGGCGTTGAGCCTGGCCGAGCAGCCGGCGTATAGCGAAGTCTTGACGATCGGCGCCGCGCACAGTTTAAAGCCCGTACTCCGCGAAGTGCTCCCGATCTTCGAGTCCCGGAATCAGCCTGCCAAGGTGCACGTTATCTACGGTCCATCCAGAACGCAACGCGAACAGATTGCGCAAGGCGCGCCCCTGGATGTGTTTCTCCCCGCCTCATTCGATCAAGTGAGCCATCTCCAATCCCAAGGACTGACCATCGATGGACCGCCGAGAATTTACGCCAGGACGTCCGTGGTCTTGATCGCCTCCGCCGAGACTGCTGCGGTTCCTGTGTCCTTTCAGACGCTGGGGTCGGACGCCGCCGGCCGCATTGCAGTCGCGAATCCGGCCACGGATGCGCTGGGAGCCATCACCGCTCAGCTCATGTCAAACGTCGATCCCGCGAAGCGGCTGCAATCTCGGATCATCTACGGCCATCACAGCGAGATTATCGGCCTCGTATCCAGCGGCGAAGCAGACGTCGGGATCGTGTACCGCGTCGATGCGTTGCACAACAGGACCGTCCGGATTCTTGATGACGCACCGGACGGCCTCCACGCTCCCGTGGAGTTTGGCGCGGCTGTCGTGTGGACCTGTAAGCCGTCCGCGCTCCCTCTTGCGCGGAAATTCCTGGACTTTATGCTCGATCCAGCCGTGCAGCGCGTGTTACGCAAACACGGGTTCCAGCCCACGTCTTCGCAAATGGATTAA
- a CDS encoding SulP family inorganic anion transporter codes for MDTKSAVGLGPVYACPVTIPGSAAFQAQYAGRDIAAGLIAGSMAIPLTVGIAMMSEFPIKVGLATVAFACLIGWINAWIRPGNYIGCPGIAAGLAPVLAVGVASFGLENMAFAVFLTATFQAIIWKFNWQRYILIAVPVYLVEGLLAGVGLKIALKFLTFTYEISEGLESVDTFWNGARIQMAAISLIGYVGFVLLFLKFKKTQPAVPYFVLIIGGAVLAQLVSVPMLSVNDMNLKLAWPILHFDSALTVVYMIGFALLLAAIDVIEQVMSNAAIEKIDPLKRKCNSNNSLLAIWIANMGASFFGGMTNLDGLAKSTTNALAGAHTKFSVLIIGCVVTFFTFNVEYLAYLPKFALAGIMIFTGWKMIEGLVHVTHHGPYAMILAILCGVLVFRVGIFEGLLIALAVHGIVHYMMYANLDKMPGRDIVKRYIDDLKRNGSNVS; via the coding sequence ATGGATACAAAGAGTGCAGTGGGCTTGGGACCAGTCTATGCGTGCCCAGTCACCATACCTGGATCAGCCGCGTTTCAGGCACAATACGCTGGCCGTGATATCGCGGCCGGGCTGATTGCGGGGTCCATGGCGATCCCCCTGACGGTGGGCATCGCCATGATGTCCGAGTTTCCCATCAAGGTCGGGTTGGCGACCGTTGCCTTCGCCTGCTTGATCGGCTGGATCAATGCCTGGATCCGGCCGGGCAACTATATCGGCTGCCCGGGCATTGCGGCAGGTCTGGCACCGGTGCTGGCCGTGGGCGTGGCCAGTTTCGGCCTGGAAAATATGGCGTTCGCCGTGTTCCTGACGGCCACTTTTCAAGCCATCATCTGGAAATTCAATTGGCAGCGATATATTTTGATCGCCGTGCCGGTGTATCTAGTCGAAGGATTACTGGCGGGCGTCGGCTTGAAGATCGCCCTCAAATTTCTGACCTTCACCTATGAGATTTCCGAGGGGCTGGAATCTGTCGATACATTCTGGAACGGCGCGCGCATCCAGATGGCCGCCATCTCCCTGATCGGGTATGTCGGTTTTGTCTTACTGTTTTTAAAATTCAAGAAGACGCAACCTGCCGTGCCCTATTTCGTGCTGATCATCGGCGGCGCAGTGCTCGCGCAACTCGTGTCGGTGCCCATGCTCTCCGTCAACGATATGAACCTCAAGCTCGCGTGGCCGATCCTGCATTTTGACAGTGCGTTAACCGTGGTCTATATGATCGGATTCGCCTTGTTGTTGGCGGCGATTGATGTGATCGAGCAGGTGATGAGCAACGCGGCGATTGAAAAAATCGACCCGCTCAAGCGCAAGTGCAACAGCAATAACAGCTTGCTTGCCATTTGGATCGCCAATATGGGGGCGAGCTTCTTCGGCGGCATGACCAATCTGGACGGGCTGGCCAAAAGCACCACCAATGCGCTGGCTGGAGCCCATACCAAGTTTTCCGTCCTGATTATTGGTTGCGTGGTGACCTTCTTTACATTCAATGTCGAATACCTGGCCTATCTTCCGAAGTTTGCCTTGGCGGGGATCATGATATTCACGGGCTGGAAGATGATTGAGGGACTCGTCCATGTGACCCATCACGGCCCCTATGCCATGATCCTGGCTATTTTATGCGGCGTGCTGGTCTTCAGGGTGGGGATTTTCGAGGGCTTGCTGATTGCCCTGGCGGTGCACGGCATTGTCCATTATATGATGTATGCCAATCTCGATAAAATGCCTGGAAGGGATATTGTGAAAAGGTACATTGATGACCTCAAAAGGAACGGCAGCAATGTAAGCTAG
- a CDS encoding universal stress protein — translation MFKKIMVAIDGSEISLEALKEAENIATSCHGTLCIVYAVADSDDADQQAGIELWEQAKAAVKNGLNLETRLLQAQAEYGLTGITEAITDAANEWGRLAW, via the coding sequence ATGTTCAAGAAAATTATGGTTGCTATCGACGGAAGCGAGATTTCGCTGGAAGCACTAAAGGAAGCGGAGAACATTGCCACCTCCTGTCATGGCACGCTGTGCATCGTCTATGCTGTTGCCGATTCAGACGATGCTGATCAGCAGGCAGGCATAGAACTATGGGAGCAGGCTAAGGCTGCTGTGAAGAATGGGTTGAACCTGGAAACCCGTTTACTGCAAGCTCAAGCAGAATATGGCTTAACTGGTATTACAGAAGCCATTACCGATGCGGCCAACGAATGGGGCCGACTTGCTTGGTAG
- the larB gene encoding nickel pincer cofactor biosynthesis protein LarB has translation MDILQLHNLLERVRAGGVSLEDALRELKDLPFADLGYAMVDHHRALRQGTPEVIFGLGKTAEQIVGIAEELARAGQNVLITRLDREKAVTVTQTLPLLNYHELARTATWEQAPIAPLGKLPVALVCAGTADVPVAEECAETLRLLGIRVERLYDVGVAGIHRLLDRRELFDRTALAIVVAGMEGALPSAVGGLVSIPVIAVPTSVGYGAAFGGVTALACMLTSCASGITVCNIDNGFGAAFAAARILRTADRF, from the coding sequence ATGGATATACTCCAACTGCACAACCTCCTTGAACGTGTCCGTGCCGGTGGCGTGAGTCTTGAGGACGCGCTGCGCGAGTTGAAGGATCTCCCGTTCGCCGACCTCGGCTATGCCATGGTCGACCACCATCGCGCACTGCGACAAGGGACGCCTGAGGTCATCTTCGGATTGGGGAAGACCGCGGAGCAGATCGTGGGGATCGCGGAGGAACTTGCGCGGGCAGGCCAGAACGTGCTGATCACGCGGCTCGATCGGGAAAAAGCGGTCACGGTGACACAGACACTGCCCTTGCTGAACTATCACGAACTCGCGCGCACGGCGACCTGGGAGCAGGCGCCGATTGCGCCGCTCGGCAAGCTCCCTGTCGCGCTCGTCTGCGCAGGCACGGCCGATGTGCCGGTGGCGGAGGAATGCGCCGAGACGCTGCGCCTGCTGGGCATTCGCGTCGAACGCCTCTATGACGTGGGGGTCGCGGGCATTCACCGGCTCCTCGACCGCCGCGAGCTCTTTGACCGGACTGCCCTGGCGATTGTGGTGGCGGGCATGGAAGGGGCGCTGCCCAGTGCGGTGGGTGGGCTGGTCTCAATCCCGGTGATCGCGGTCCCGACGTCGGTCGGATATGGGGCTGCATTCGGCGGGGTGACGGCGCTGGCCTGCATGCTCACGAGCTGTGCCTCCGGGATTACGGTCTGCAACATCGATAACGGCTTTGGCGCCGCCTTCGCCGCGGCGCGCATTCTGCGCACGGCCGATCGGTTCTGA
- a CDS encoding alkaline phosphatase family protein yields the protein MGGCPLAHHVRPSLPAPHLLVVHLLDGGRAGAAQGWTSKDYRTARRAVDRAMGAVLEILKEQGLLTRTTVFVTSLQ from the coding sequence ATTGGAGGATGCCCGCTCGCTCACCATGTAAGACCCTCCCTCCCGGCGCCTCATCTCCTTGTGGTTCATCTGCTGGATGGAGGGCGCGCCGGCGCCGCACAGGGCTGGACCTCGAAGGACTATCGCACGGCGCGCCGGGCGGTGGATCGAGCGATGGGAGCGGTGCTGGAGATCTTGAAAGAACAGGGTCTGCTCACACGCACCACGGTCTTTGTCACGTCCTTACAGTAA